Genomic segment of Perognathus longimembris pacificus isolate PPM17 chromosome 11, ASM2315922v1, whole genome shotgun sequence:
ttgagctacagcacaccACTtaaggttttctggtgtttagttggagatgagtcacacagactttcttgcctggtttggcttagaactgtgattcttagatctcagcttcccgagtaactaggattacaggtgtgaggcagcaCCGGGCTCCACAAGAAtcctgtctccaactaaccaccaaaaagccagatgtggagctgtggcttaaagtggtagagtgctgcccttgaggAGGAAAAATCTTAAAGTAGTAACGCACTACCCTTGAGTAAAGGGCTTTACCcctggatagcacccaggccctgagctcaagtcccataccgacaaaaaaaaaaaactttacggCATACTTTCTATATGGGTTTTAAGTTTTCTCTCATTCCTATGTATATTCTTAATTttgtctggctttaaaaaaaaaaagaggaagaagaagagagaagaggaaatgggaaatgGATAGAGGATTTGAATAGAATGTTGTAAAAATCTTTCACTTATTAACAAAGCAGTAAATCATAAAAATCATGCtatctatattttatacatatatatttttggtagataataaaaattgctaaaataaaaaaaatattgtctggCTTTGCCTTTCATGTAGTAGGAACACAAACAATTTGTAAGTTGGTTCCAAATAAATCTTGGAATGAGATGAGTTAGAAATATGCGATAACATTTGGTCAAGCAGAACTTTCTACTTAATTTTAACTACATTAATTTTAAATTGATCTCACCTTTTATTACCTGTTCTACCTGAAGTGTACCATGTATAAATGCTATTCAAAATTGTTCTTCCTCAAAGCTGAATATTAGAAAGATAAATTATATGCTGTGTGTGTAGGCAGGAGAAATTTCTGGGTATATACTGCTTCCCTGTGGGGAGAGAGAACTAGAATCCAGCCTTGGGATTTAATGtgtttattaaataaatgagtaaatggcAGCACAAATCAGCAGTAATAATTGTGGAAGGGGTGGAACAACAAGGTATAGGGCCTGAGACCCATTGGTCTATTTTATATATTGAAAATTCAGGGTGAGGTAGGGAGACAAATATAGAGGACCGAGCCCTCTGCCTGTTACATGACTGAGTCAAAACTTTACAAATAGAaagtttactttttaatatttaaaatgtttttctcagTTCTAATTTTCAGCAGAGAGATGGGGCAAAGTTGTAAAGCTAGTTCTCGAGAGAGTACTTAAGTATTTCTGAAATGTTTTAGTActttcctctatttttattttccatgatGTATTATTTCCTCCATTTTTATTAAACTACCCCCAAATTTGGGGGGGCATAGACTGTATTATAAGGAGCAGACTCAAAAAAGCAGGAGTCTTATTACCTTAATATTTTAGAAATCCTACTTGTTTTGTAGGAAATATCTGAAAATTTCCACATTTTCACCattgagaaaatatttattgaccTAAAGTAGGGAATTAGGAAGATGTGAGTAATCTTTGAAGTTGactaaaatagaatgaaataacCTTCCACTTTTCACTACAGCACTACTCTTTAGTCCCCTCCTTCCCCATAAACCTTGTTTTCCTGGCATTAATGATTCTGGAGTTTGGAGTGTGAGGAATCTCTGTTACCAACTACTCCATTGCTTGAACCCTATACTTTGTGAAGGCTTTTGAGAGAATTGGAGTATATCAATCAttcaataaatagatagataaataaataaataaatagatagatagacacaatCCAACTGGCAAGTCAGCACCACCAACACaatagagaaaagagaacaagGTTGGAATGGGAAAGGGACAGGAAAGAGCTTCAAAGGGAAGACAGTGAGGGTAAGAAGGTGGGAGAGGTCTTAGCTTAGAGCAAGTCCAAATCAAAAGAGTGGATGCTGGCAATGGGAGCTCTCCAGAAGTTGAAGGTGCTGTATTCAAGGAGAGTATCGCCTTCAGGATTTTTCTTCTGCTCTGCTGCAGTTGCTTGTCCGGTCATTTTGCCTGGGCCGCTGTCTTTGATCTTGAAGGTGGATGTATCTGAGAGACCCAGGTCCTCCAACTCTGACAGATCCAGTTCTGGGATGGGCATCCTCCAGAAAAGAAAGGAGCTATACTGGCTACTCACAGGATCCCGCATAGCTTCCTACAAAGAAACCACTTGTTATTCTTAATGATAAagctctctgttcttttttttttttttttgccggtaagtactctaccactaagccacattcccaggccaagcTCCCTGTTCTTTCCATGCTTAAATTCCACATCcccatggggctaggaatatggcctagtggcaagagtgcttccctcatacatgaagttctgggttcaattccccagcaccacatatatagaaaatggccagaaatggcactgtggctcaagtggcagagtgctagccttgagcaaaactggcaaaaaataaatgaaaattccaAGTCCCCAgcagtgcaccagtggctcacacctgggatcttagctagtcagaaggctgagatctgagaattgtgatttgaagccagcctggtcaagaaagtccatgagcctctaatCTTCCATTAaacaccaaacagccagaaatggagttgtgggtcaaagttgtagaatacttgccttgaatacaaaagctcagagacagtaccccggccctaaattcaagtcccaggactggcacatacaccaAAAAATTTCCACATACACACAACAATCCCACTTACCTCTGTAAATAATAAAAGTTCCTCAAACAGGAACTcttcttctattattttctatcatTTCCTAACTTTTCCCACAACTACTGCATCATTTGACTTGGATTTGATTTTTGAGTTCCACTCTTCCTAGTAATAGAACAGCCTCTACTAATTGTAGTTATGCTCATTCATgtctttccaattttttattttttgccagtctttgggcttgaactcagggcctacgtgctgtccctgagcctctttgtgttcaaggctagcactgtgccacttcagCTACACCACCACCTCTGgctacaccaccacttctggctttttctgagtagcttattggaggtaagagtctcacagattttcctgcccaggctggcttcgaactaggatcctcagatctcagcattctgagtagctagaattataggcgtgagccaccagcacccaggtacaagtaattttttttcaggtgGCACAATAACCTTGCTGTACCACTAAACAAAGCTTCCATGACATGCTTCGTATTTTGTATTGTATGCTTtgtattttccttcttcttttttttttttttttttttttttggccagtcctggggcttgaactcagggcctgagcactgtccctggcttcttttttgctcaagactagcactctgccacttgagccagcgccacttctggtcgttttctgtatatgtggtgctggagaattgaacccagggcttcatgtatataaggcaagcactcttgccactaggccatatccccagccccagtattttcCTTCTTCCAAACCCTACTATTAACTCATCACTCCCAGAACAGCTTCTATTAATTTAATCAGCTCTATCTACCCTACTCCCCCAGCATCTCCTCTAGAGAGTTTTACCTGACTCCATTTATGGTTATAGATAATGGTTTTATGTTTATAAGGATGGTCTTATCTCCTTGAACAGATAAGAAGTTTCCCTAAGGGTAAACTTTCCCAGTCTATTTTCTGAGTACCACAGGTGCTAGACTTGGCAGACAAAGGCGTTCAAGGCTGCTGATTAATTTTCCTTCACTACTTAATACCATAAATACTTTGCCAACTCTTATTAGTCACAGGAAAATCTTACAATTGGTTTCTCTGTAAACTACTTTCTTCCAGACCAAAACTCAGGTGCTAGAAAAAATTTTCTAAGTTATAACAGGTTATCTTTCCTCTTGTCCTAGTGCTACCGTATACCTGACAATAACAAATGCAAATTAGCTGGAAATTTTACTTAAGGAAGTAAAGTTTAGGTTGGAAGAAAATACTGTAACAAAAtcagatatttttccttttttttttttttttaacctgtcctgcggcttgaactttgggcctgggcactgtccctgagctccttttgttcaagactagcactctcccacttttaGCCACAataccaattccagctttttctgtgattattttgtttttctattttttttttttgccagtcctggggcttgaactcagggcctgagcactgtccctggcttcttttttttttgctcaagactagccctctaccactgagccacagcgccacttccatctttttctatatatgtggtgctgaggaatcaaactcagggcttcatgtatacgaggcgaacactctaccagtaggccatattcccagcccttctgtgactaatgggagataagagtttcaaggagggctgggaatatggcctagtggcaagagtgcttgcctcatatacatgaagccctgggttcaattccccagcaccacatatatagaaaatggccagaagtggcgctatggctcaagtggcagagtgctagccttgagcaaaaagaagccagggacagtgatcaggccctgagtccaaggcctacgactggccaaaaaaaaaaaagtttcaaggaTTTCCCTGCTCCAGATgacttcagtttcctgagttgctatgtgagagctaccagtacctggctttatttttccatattttaattAGTTCTATCACCTTTTCTGTTCATTCACTCTGTGCCCTGCCTGATGTTATATGACTATTACAGCTCCCGGTGCCCCCCCACCCTGTTACTTACTGGCCAACTGACAGGGCAAGATGCTTTAGTTGAAATGTTCCCAAAGGATCAGGAAGAACATTCCACTGCCTCCAAAAATAGAACCCTAAGTTTGAAAAGGCTTTTTCTGTAGCATACTCCATTGGCTCTCACCACACCTAAAATGTCTAGTGGCCTTAAGTAGGTTCCAAAATGCTTCCGTATAATGTGAAATGTCTGTGCAAGAGAGATCCCTTAATCTAGAACACAACACAATGATCTGCAAGAGTGTGGAGGTTTTAGGAGTGGTGGGTGGGTAGGCTAGATTTATATATTTACAGGGTCTACACTTAGGTAGATAAGCCTTAaatttgtgattctcctgcctcagccttccaagtaggaTTGACTATGGGATGTATCACCAGAATTTGACTTTAAAAACATCCTCGTTGCCTGTGTGgtaacacatgcctataatcccagtacttgggaagcaaagagagaaggcCAGTAAGGGCTACATATTTAGTTCCAGCCCAGCCAATGCTCCACAGTAAGACCCTTTTcccaaagaacaaaataaaccaGGTGCTTCAGattgtagctgctcaggagggttgagatttgaggattagggTTTGTAGCCCAGCCTAGGCAAtggagtccttgagactcttatccccagttaaacaccaaaaagctggaagtgaagctatggctcaagtggcatagcactaGCTTGGAGTGAGAGAGgtaagggacaggccctgagttcaagcccaagtaccaggacaaaaacaaaacagaaaccacattctgaattGTTGAGTTAGGTGTTAGGACAcatcctgtcatcccagcaatctgagaggcagaagcaggaaaagTGTGTTTAAGGACAGATTGGGCTACATAGCaacttccaggccagcctggtctacatagcctttctaaaaaaaaaaatctgaattttttttcttaggttCAAATTCCAAAATAAACCCTGGGAACTGAACATTACTCAGCAGACAAGCTCTTAAAAGGAAAGTGATTCAGAATGGGGGAGTAGGTTGGAAAGGTGAGATCATCTTATGATACTCATCTCTGATCATCTCCGCAGTAGCAGTAATTTGCAGAGACATGAGCATAGAaaatgagccaaaaaaaaaaaaaagtcatacctATTCATCAACTGATGCCTATTTTGAACTAGGATTGCAGAGATCCTATAATGCAGACTTTAAGAGtcaatgggggggaggggggaatgagggactagggaacaaacagtacaagaaatgtatccaatgcctaatgtatgaaactgtaacctctctatacatcagtttgataataaaaactttaaaaaaaataaaaagagtcaaTGGTGCTATGGATTCTTCCTGTTGGTATTGTTTACTACAGTTCAGGTTTTTTCCCTAGTTATCTGGCTTCTTTTATATCCCCTCCCTTGTAAGTGTCCTATAAAGTGATCTTAGTAAATGCTGGACACTTCATAggctcttaaaaaacaaacaaaccagaatcaTACCAGGTGCTACTGGctcaatctgtaatcctagttactcaggaggctgagatctgaggatcccagttcacagccagcccaggaaagtctgtgggactcttagctccaattaactaccaccaaaaagctggaagtggagctgtgacttgagtggtggagtgctagacttgagtacaaaagctcagggatggtactcaggccttgagttcaagccctgaaaccagcacaaaacaaccaattctctctctctctctctctctctctctctctctctctctctctctctctctctctctctctctctctccagaatcataaggaagaaaaataccAGGTTTTGGgttgcttcccccacccccccacagggTCTTATTATGCAATAAAGGCTGGCTTGGAGCTTAAGATCCTCCCATATGCTGTGATTACTGTTGGCCATCACCATACCTTGCTTAAAATCATAGAATATTAAAGCtagaagttaattttaaaatgatttaatgAGGGCTGGAAATCTGGcttagtgatggagtgcttgccttggatgcatgagtccctgggttcgattcctcagtaccacatacatagaaaaagctggaagtggcgctgtggctcaagtggtagagtgctagccttgagcaaaagaagctcagagacagtgcccaggccctgagttcaagccccagggctggcaaaaaggaaaagaaaaaaaaggagtacattttgggagctgggaatgtggcttagcagcaagagtgcttgcctagcatgcacaaagcactgggttcaattcttcaacaccacaaaaacagaagtcagaagtggtgctgtgctcaagtggcagagtgctagccttgagcagaaacaagccaggaacagtgctcaggccctgaatccaagcccagggactgggggggcgggggggaagactTGTGGGGCCTTCTAGCAAATTTATGTAAAACTCAGATCTCATAATTCTTAATATGATcttgcttgcattgtatacagtTGCCTACAGGTTTATAGAACCCTATTTCAGTATTCTTAAAACTTCTGACTCTTCCTGTGTAGAATTTCCCAAGTAGGAAAAATGTGAAAGTAAGCTAAAATTTGAGAAAAGTGAAAAGACCACTTTAACAAActtattcctttttcttaaaattataatatatataaaaattgcTTGAACAGACTGAGTGTTTGGCAGAGCTATCttgcaattaaagaaaaaaagcttagagCCAGGTGActtggcacatacctgtaatcctgatgAAGGAGGCTAATGAGTTAGAGAACAGGGCGGCTACATAAGGGGCCCCCatctcaaaagaacaaaaaaataaaaccataaaaaggctaaaggaaattatgtgaaatAGTAATTCAAAGGAACTAATATCTCTAGCTATGTCATAGACCCAGAGACGTGGAATGAACATATTCCAGACACCCAAGCATATGTGGCATTAAAACTAAGATAATGTAAGACAACACAGAAAATGGAAGCTAAAATACTAAAGGATATTTATTGATGTGAagacaataataattaaaatatgaattccTAAGTTCTCCAGTTTTGTGAAAGCAACATTTTCAGCtcacttccctttcccttccccaatatGCTCCACCATGCATTAATCTTATCATTCTCTCCATTACAGTTTTGACAGTATCTTGTTCCATGGTATATATACCCAATGAACCTTCCCATAATCCTTCAAGTTAAATGTCAGGTATTTTAGACAAAGGTAATTTCTAAACAGCAGTCTATTCTTAAAGGATCTATGGctaatacatagatacatattaaAAGGATATACTTTCTCTGAGCCATATAGACATGTTCAAATCCCCTTTGTCCAGATTTGGTGGGCCTCCAAGGCCTAGTCTACACAGTCTTGCTGTGTCATGCTGCCACCATaggagtgggggtggaggggaatggAAGCCCTCGCATCTCAAGTGCCTCTTCTGAGCTTGGATTTTGCTATTAGCCACAACCTTCCCCCAGTTATGCTACTAGCTTCAAACCCTCCAGGGCTATACTGATTTCAATACAGGAGCAGACTTCTCCCGTCCCCACCTTTCCTATCTCAAGCTGCCTGGTAAAATTTGAGATGGGGAGGACCTATCAAAAAGAAAGGtcagtatgacaagaaatgtactcactaccttatgtatgtaactgtaacccctctgtacatcaccttgacaataaattcttttttaaaaagggcaGGAAAAATTAACAATCAtgctttctgaaaagaaaaaacacacgtCAGGATTACTCTTAATAATATCCCACTCCACCCACCCAAATTCTCTCACAGACAAATAGAACACTATTGTGGGGGAAGGAGGAATATGGGGAAGTAGAAGAGAGATCATAGGAGTACAGATTCATCGGGTAactggtaggaaaaaaaattatagcttGGAAAGAAGATATAACTGGAGTGAAGAAATTAAatacacagaacaaaaaaaaattataggcaaATGGAAACTTAAGGAGGTAAGTGCCGAGATGTAATTACACGAAAATTGCTAGAAATGAATGCCCAGGTACATGATAAGGAGGCATGGATGGAGATCTTAGTTAAGAGATCTAAATCGGTGACTACCTATTGTTCAGAGCACCCCCTTCTCTCTTCTTGAACAGTTTCCCACCCCAATCTTATTGGGGGTCTTCAGTCAGACCCCTTCCTCAATTTATTTACCTGTTATCAATGAATAACTAGCGTGTTCCAAAGATCGAGGGAGTGCCTCAGAGGCTCCGGCTGGCgtggggatgcagagaaaggaaGCTGGTAGGGGCTTCGCCGGCTTTGTCTGCTCACTCCTCCCTCCAGTGACAGTCTGCAGCCGTCTCCCCCTGCAATGCAGCCCCTCCTAAGCAGGGCGGGAGGACTCCTCGCCCCCTCCCGGCCTGACTCGGCTAATTCAAATGATAGGTTCCAGAggctttggggagggagggaggggcgccgaAAGCATCTCCACGGGCTTATTGGTCCGCACCGTTCTTCCTCATCCCTTCCAGCATCCCtcaagctggtgtgtgtgtgtgtgtgtgtgtgtgtgtgtgtgtgtgcgcgtgcgtgtgcacgcatcCCTCAAGCTGGCGGGgtgtatgcgcgcgcgcgcatccCTCAAGGTGactgtgtgcgcgcgcgtgcaatGAATGAGCAAGCACTTAATTGTCCTTTGATTTAGATCTACGGGCTAAACCTTCCCTCGACAATGGATTGGAGGAATGTCCCCGTTTCTTCCTGACACCTTAGGTTCCCAGAATAAGAGGCATCGCCACCCCTCATCCCAACCCCTCTTCCCCTCACCCCCGATTCTCCAATAGCTCAATAAACCCGGTCTTATTCCATCTGCGGCACTGCACAAGAGCCTGGGGGAGAGGC
This window contains:
- the Mllt11 gene encoding protein AF1q, with translation MRDPVSSQYSSFLFWRMPIPELDLSELEDLGLSDTSTFKIKDSGPGKMTGQATAAEQKKNPEGDTLLEYSTFNFWRAPIASIHSFDLDLL